A single region of the Deefgea piscis genome encodes:
- a CDS encoding ABC transporter ATP-binding protein, which translates to MSLLDIRKLNVTFGHGSNPFRAVSGLDLSINSGEILGIVGESGSGKSVTMLAMMGLIDAPGIVTADTLSFAGQDLIGMKPAQKRQIIGRDIAMIFQDALTSLNPAYTVGDQLIETLKQHTPLRGAALKARALELLEQVEIPDAKSRLNAYPHQLSGGMSQRVMIAMAIACKPKLLIADEPTTALDVTVQAQIMELLVNLQKQNDMALILITHDLAVVAEIAQEMVVMYAGEVVETSATDTLFATPRHPYTQALLSSIPEHSKGARRLNTLAGVVPGQYDRPAGCLLSPRCLYASAQCASQHPPLIPMAGTSVRCFTPLDSNGIPSHE; encoded by the coding sequence ATGAGTTTATTAGACATTCGCAAGCTCAACGTGACCTTTGGCCACGGCAGCAATCCATTTCGGGCGGTATCTGGGCTCGATCTGAGCATCAATAGCGGTGAAATTTTAGGTATCGTCGGCGAATCGGGCTCAGGCAAATCAGTCACCATGCTGGCGATGATGGGCCTGATTGACGCGCCCGGCATTGTCACCGCCGACACTTTAAGTTTTGCCGGTCAAGATTTAATTGGCATGAAACCGGCGCAAAAAAGGCAAATCATTGGCCGCGATATTGCAATGATTTTTCAAGACGCGCTCACCAGCCTCAACCCCGCGTATACCGTGGGCGACCAATTAATAGAAACGCTCAAGCAACATACCCCACTACGCGGGGCGGCACTCAAAGCGCGTGCTTTAGAATTACTTGAGCAAGTTGAAATCCCCGACGCCAAATCGCGCCTCAATGCCTATCCGCATCAACTATCAGGCGGAATGAGCCAGCGCGTGATGATTGCGATGGCGATTGCCTGTAAGCCCAAATTGCTGATTGCCGACGAGCCCACCACCGCGCTCGACGTAACGGTGCAAGCGCAGATTATGGAATTATTGGTTAATCTGCAAAAACAAAACGATATGGCGCTGATTTTAATCACCCACGATCTGGCGGTGGTCGCTGAAATCGCGCAAGAAATGGTCGTTATGTACGCCGGTGAAGTCGTCGAAACCAGCGCCACCGACACGCTATTTGCCACGCCACGTCATCCGTATACGCAAGCGCTGCTCAGCTCGATTCCAGAGCACAGCAAAGGTGCGCGCCGCTTAAATACCCTCGCTGGTGTGGTACCGGGACAATACGATAGGCCGGCAGGTTGCTTACTCAGCCCGCGCTGCCTATATGCCAGCGCACAATGTGCATCGCAGCACCCACCCCTAATACCTATGGCAGGTACTAGTGTGCGCTGCTTTACTCCATTAGATTCCAACGGTATACCTAGTCATGAGTAA
- a CDS encoding peptide ABC transporter ATP-binding protein, whose product MSKNNISPILRAQHLSRHYQVGGGLWKSAATVKALNDVSFELFAGKTLAVVGESGCGKSTLARQLTLIESPSAGHLIIDGIDIASADASQLKTLRPKVQMVFQNPFASLNPRKTIGDMLSEPLLLNTELTTSERKARVHDMLKTVGLRPEHYHRYPHMFSGGQRQRVAIARAMMLQPAILVADEPTSALDVSIQAQILNLFMDLQEQLGTAYVFVSHNLAVVEHVADDVMVMYFGSTVEYGPKTSIFAQPLHPYTRALMSATPAIRAENRREKVKLIGELPSPINPPSGCTFHTRCPYANAHCQTAVPELRPFAGRMVACHRIEEI is encoded by the coding sequence ATGAGTAAAAATAATATAAGCCCTATTCTGCGCGCTCAACACCTATCGCGGCACTATCAAGTTGGCGGTGGACTCTGGAAAAGCGCCGCCACCGTCAAAGCACTCAATGACGTTTCATTTGAACTGTTTGCCGGCAAAACGCTGGCCGTAGTGGGCGAATCGGGCTGTGGTAAATCCACGCTGGCGCGCCAGCTCACCTTAATTGAAAGTCCTAGCGCCGGTCATTTAATTATCGACGGCATTGATATCGCCAGCGCCGATGCCAGCCAACTCAAAACACTGCGCCCTAAAGTGCAAATGGTGTTTCAAAATCCATTTGCCAGCTTAAACCCGCGCAAAACCATTGGCGACATGCTCAGCGAGCCTTTATTACTCAATACCGAGCTCACTACCAGCGAGCGCAAAGCCCGCGTGCACGACATGCTCAAAACGGTTGGCCTGCGCCCAGAGCACTATCATCGCTATCCGCATATGTTTTCGGGTGGCCAGCGCCAACGCGTCGCCATTGCCCGCGCCATGATGCTGCAACCGGCGATTTTGGTCGCCGACGAGCCAACCTCGGCGCTCGACGTTTCCATCCAAGCGCAAATTCTGAATCTATTTATGGATTTGCAAGAACAACTGGGCACTGCCTATGTGTTTGTCAGCCACAATCTGGCCGTGGTTGAACACGTCGCCGACGATGTGATGGTGATGTACTTTGGTAGCACCGTTGAATACGGTCCAAAAACCAGTATTTTTGCGCAACCCTTGCACCCGTACACCCGAGCCTTAATGTCGGCAACGCCGGCGATTCGCGCCGAAAATCGACGAGAAAAAGTTAAATTAATCGGCGAGCTGCCATCGCCAATTAATCCGCCATCGGGCTGCACCTTCCATACGCGTTGCCCCTACGCCAATGCCCACTGCCAAACCGCCGTCCCAGAGTTACGCCCCTTTGCCGGCAGAATGGTCGCCTGCCACCGTATAGAAGAAATCTAA
- a CDS encoding ABC transporter permease subunit: MTTPTIVVEAPFSHPSPWTEFWQSFRANRGALIALIYFVSLVLVAVFAPILAPHSPIEQYRDAFLTPPAWLEGGSWQFILGTDEVGRDILSRLMYGARLSLTIGLVSVLLSLIPGVILGLIAAFYPGKIGDAIMRFMDVMLALPSLLLAVAIVAVLGPGLTNTMLAIAVVSLPSYVRLARASAMTELHKDYVIASRLAGAGQLRLMFNTVLPNCMAPLIVQATLGFSAAILDAAALGFLGLGAQPPLPEWGTMLASARDYIESAWWVVTMPGLAILITVIALNLMGDGLRDALDPKLKKLA; encoded by the coding sequence ATGACTACCCCGACCATTGTTGTTGAAGCCCCGTTTTCTCACCCCTCGCCATGGACTGAGTTTTGGCAATCGTTTCGCGCCAACCGTGGCGCGCTGATTGCGTTAATTTATTTTGTTAGCTTGGTTTTAGTGGCGGTATTTGCCCCTATCCTTGCGCCACACAGCCCTATCGAGCAATACCGTGATGCATTTTTAACGCCACCGGCTTGGCTAGAAGGCGGCTCGTGGCAATTTATTCTGGGCACTGATGAAGTCGGCCGCGATATTTTATCGCGCCTGATGTATGGCGCACGCCTCTCGCTCACCATTGGCTTGGTATCGGTCTTGCTGTCGTTAATTCCCGGTGTGATTTTGGGGCTGATTGCCGCGTTTTATCCGGGCAAAATTGGCGACGCCATTATGCGTTTCATGGATGTCATGCTGGCCTTGCCTTCATTGCTGCTGGCCGTCGCAATTGTTGCGGTACTCGGGCCTGGCCTCACCAATACCATGCTGGCGATTGCCGTGGTGTCGTTGCCATCGTATGTGCGCTTAGCGCGCGCTTCAGCGATGACCGAGCTACACAAAGACTATGTGATTGCCAGCCGCTTAGCTGGCGCAGGCCAATTGCGTTTGATGTTTAACACCGTGTTGCCTAACTGTATGGCACCGTTAATTGTGCAAGCGACGCTGGGGTTTTCGGCGGCGATTTTAGATGCTGCGGCGCTCGGCTTTTTGGGTTTAGGTGCACAACCACCGCTACCTGAATGGGGCACGATGCTCGCCTCGGCGCGTGATTACATCGAAAGCGCTTGGTGGGTGGTCACTATGCCCGGACTTGCGATCTTGATCACCGTGATTGCCTTAAATTTGATGGGCGACGGTCTGCGCGATGCGCTCGATCCTAAATTAAAAAAATTAGCGTAA
- a CDS encoding glycoside hydrolase family 125 protein, which produces MNSPAEQFNQSNPAAARPSTRRFSSAAVEAKIAAISEQISDPQLRALFSNCYPNTLDTTVFHQENVNGKPDTFVITGDIHALWLRDSCAQVWPYLPLAQQDPTLARMIAGLIHRQTQCILLDPYANAFNDGPGDSEWQNDHTTMRPEIHERKWELDSLCYAIRLTHGYWQTTQDASVFDADWLAAMELTVATMQEQQRKTDAGPYRFTRQTHWQSDTLPCNGMGNPLKPIGLIASMFRPSDDACILPFLVPSNHFAVVSLRQLASLLDIHYPQVSLAKTCRQLADEVETALLAYARVQHPKYGTIWAYEVDGFGNALMMDDANVPSLLSLPYLGVCSVDDPLYLNTRRFILSSDNPWYFSSSDEQLSGVGSPHTLAPRIWPMSLIMQALTSNDADEIARCLTMLKLSDGGSSLMHESFLPDDPSDFTRSWFAWANTLFGELILRVAQDFPALLQSHTARVAK; this is translated from the coding sequence ATGAACTCGCCCGCAGAGCAGTTTAATCAGAGCAATCCGGCAGCAGCGCGGCCAAGCACGCGGCGCTTTTCATCCGCGGCTGTCGAGGCCAAAATAGCAGCGATTAGCGAGCAAATCAGCGATCCACAATTGCGTGCGTTATTTAGCAATTGCTATCCCAATACACTCGATACCACGGTGTTTCACCAAGAAAACGTCAACGGCAAACCCGATACCTTTGTCATTACCGGCGATATTCATGCGCTATGGCTGCGCGATAGTTGTGCGCAAGTTTGGCCTTACTTGCCACTCGCCCAACAAGACCCGACTTTGGCACGAATGATTGCGGGTCTGATTCACCGCCAAACGCAATGCATTTTGCTCGACCCTTACGCCAACGCGTTTAACGATGGCCCTGGGGACAGCGAATGGCAAAACGATCACACCACCATGCGTCCCGAAATTCATGAGCGTAAATGGGAACTCGATTCGCTGTGTTACGCCATTCGCCTCACGCATGGCTATTGGCAAACGACGCAAGACGCCAGTGTTTTCGACGCTGATTGGCTGGCGGCAATGGAATTAACCGTCGCCACGATGCAAGAGCAGCAGCGCAAAACCGATGCTGGCCCTTATCGCTTTACGCGCCAAACGCATTGGCAGTCAGATACCTTGCCGTGTAATGGCATGGGCAATCCGCTAAAACCCATTGGGCTGATTGCATCGATGTTTCGTCCTTCGGACGACGCGTGTATTTTGCCGTTTTTGGTGCCGAGCAATCATTTTGCCGTCGTTAGCCTGCGCCAGTTAGCCAGCTTGCTGGACATACATTATCCACAAGTGAGTTTGGCAAAAACGTGTCGTCAGCTGGCCGATGAAGTAGAAACTGCACTACTGGCCTACGCCCGCGTGCAGCATCCCAAATACGGCACGATCTGGGCGTATGAAGTCGATGGTTTTGGCAATGCGCTGATGATGGATGACGCCAATGTGCCCAGCCTCTTATCGCTACCGTATCTGGGTGTATGCAGCGTTGATGATCCGCTTTACCTTAATACCCGTCGCTTTATTTTATCAAGTGATAATCCTTGGTATTTCAGCAGCAGCGATGAGCAGCTCAGTGGCGTTGGCAGCCCGCATACCCTCGCACCACGAATTTGGCCTATGAGCCTGATTATGCAAGCACTGACCAGCAACGATGCCGATGAAATTGCGCGCTGCCTGACGATGCTCAAACTCAGCGATGGCGGCTCTTCGTTGATGCACGAATCCTTCTTGCCCGACGATCCCAGCGACTTCACGCGCAGCTGGTTTGCTTGGGCCAATACCCTCTTTGGCGAGCTGATTTTGCGCGTAGCGCAAGACTTCCCGGCATTGCTGCAATCTCACACCGCGCGAGTTGCAAAATGA
- a CDS encoding ABC transporter substrate-binding protein yields MKIKTSTLLCASVFLSTALSANASVEVEFWSHALGGTYDAYHKQIVDQFNQSQKEIILVHKDMNWGGMKPAIVASVAEGKVPGLAMVPTEWMNEMSSKLLMPVTKEIAPFKSQYTDAALQNATAHGQIYGFPSYQVTAVMVYNKDMLAKSGVKPVFNTMDDVFAAAKKIKDHTGKPGWAPKLQDGFQTWFLFQGLPLVKDNKAVFNSPAHAALVQKFADAYKAGIIVKDVDLTFDKQIAAFANNSIGMFAEGGHAVKKINEANPRAYAAAGVTSFPLNDAKTAAFGGWSTMYVVPKGQKNMAAVAKAAQYLTSDEVQMAFAKSSNTFASTKKANAQLANDPSMNDPKDLGKVAFKMGTQVIDKSRHFMIRDVPDEAIMHKLMNDKIDAAIQGRIPVQKALDEAVAAWNKRLAKK; encoded by the coding sequence ATGAAAATAAAAACCAGTACCCTATTATGCGCCAGTGTATTTTTATCTACGGCATTAAGCGCCAATGCCAGCGTTGAAGTTGAGTTTTGGTCGCATGCCTTAGGTGGAACGTATGATGCTTATCATAAACAAATTGTTGATCAATTTAATCAATCACAAAAAGAAATTATCTTAGTTCATAAAGATATGAACTGGGGCGGTATGAAACCTGCAATTGTAGCGTCAGTCGCTGAAGGTAAAGTACCTGGTCTAGCGATGGTGCCAACCGAATGGATGAATGAAATGTCATCTAAATTATTAATGCCGGTGACGAAAGAAATTGCACCATTTAAATCGCAATACACCGATGCGGCATTACAAAATGCCACCGCCCATGGCCAGATTTATGGATTTCCATCGTATCAAGTGACTGCGGTTATGGTTTACAACAAAGATATGTTGGCCAAATCCGGGGTAAAACCGGTATTTAATACCATGGATGATGTATTTGCTGCCGCCAAAAAAATTAAAGATCACACCGGCAAACCCGGCTGGGCACCTAAATTACAAGATGGTTTTCAAACTTGGTTTTTATTTCAAGGCCTGCCTTTAGTTAAAGACAATAAAGCCGTATTTAATAGCCCAGCACACGCCGCATTAGTACAAAAATTTGCCGATGCGTATAAAGCCGGCATTATTGTTAAAGACGTTGATCTCACCTTTGATAAACAAATCGCTGCATTTGCCAACAATAGCATTGGCATGTTTGCCGAAGGTGGCCATGCAGTTAAAAAAATTAACGAAGCCAATCCACGCGCATACGCCGCAGCGGGTGTGACCAGCTTTCCGCTGAACGACGCAAAAACCGCTGCATTTGGCGGCTGGAGCACGATGTATGTCGTACCCAAAGGGCAAAAAAACATGGCAGCCGTTGCTAAAGCGGCGCAATACCTGACGAGTGACGAAGTGCAAATGGCATTTGCAAAATCATCCAACACCTTTGCCTCGACCAAAAAAGCCAATGCCCAGCTCGCTAACGACCCATCGATGAATGATCCAAAAGATCTCGGCAAAGTGGCGTTTAAAATGGGAACGCAAGTGATCGATAAGTCACGGCATTTTATGATTCGTGATGTACCCGATGAAGCCATTATGCATAAATTGATGAACGATAAAATCGACGCCGCAATTCAAGGCCGAATTCCAGTGCAAAAAGCCCTCGATGAAGCCGTCGCGGCTTGGAATAAACGTTTAGCCAAAAAATAA
- a CDS encoding LacI family DNA-binding transcriptional regulator: MSISLRELAQAAGVSVGTASRALKHQAGVSEQQRQHVQQLAAELGYDISRLQRQPIRHILFLLHAQHTTASASPFYAEVERGARLACLDKGIELQPFSVNANSSIRRQLLQQEADAIVCVGFIEPEILAVVQALGKPTTLIDACAPQLASVNPDNQAGTRLMTEQFIAQGRQRIAFLSGSLAHHSIRLRERGYRQALFNAGRLADPALEALIAPGLDLASGTRLALDELLNLAQPPDAIIAFNDACALIVQAACLERGMTLPDDLWIGGFDDITAAKAAQLTTIAVDKAALGAAGIEQLLALTEHQAIADTLQPVTLILRASSGAISTQ; encoded by the coding sequence ATGAGTATCAGCCTCAGAGAACTCGCCCAAGCCGCAGGGGTGTCGGTTGGCACCGCCTCGCGGGCGCTCAAACACCAAGCCGGTGTTTCCGAGCAACAACGCCAGCATGTGCAACAGCTCGCGGCAGAACTCGGCTACGACATCTCGCGTTTACAGCGCCAGCCGATTCGCCACATTTTGTTTTTACTGCACGCGCAGCACACCACCGCCAGCGCCAGCCCGTTTTATGCCGAAGTCGAACGCGGCGCACGTCTGGCATGTTTAGACAAGGGTATTGAGCTGCAGCCATTTAGTGTCAATGCCAATAGCTCAATACGTCGGCAATTACTGCAGCAAGAAGCCGATGCGATTGTCTGCGTAGGTTTTATCGAGCCTGAAATTCTGGCCGTGGTGCAAGCGCTAGGCAAACCCACTACCTTGATCGACGCCTGTGCGCCGCAATTGGCCAGCGTGAACCCAGACAACCAAGCTGGAACGCGCTTAATGACCGAGCAATTCATTGCGCAAGGTCGGCAACGGATTGCTTTTTTATCCGGCTCGCTGGCGCATCATTCAATCCGCCTGCGTGAGCGCGGCTATCGCCAAGCCTTATTTAACGCTGGTCGCCTTGCCGATCCTGCCTTAGAAGCACTGATTGCGCCCGGCCTCGATTTAGCCAGTGGTACGCGATTAGCACTCGATGAATTACTCAACTTAGCGCAGCCGCCCGACGCGATTATTGCGTTTAACGACGCCTGCGCGCTCATCGTTCAAGCCGCTTGCCTTGAGCGCGGCATGACACTGCCAGACGATCTTTGGATTGGCGGCTTTGACGATATTACTGCCGCCAAAGCTGCGCAACTCACTACCATCGCCGTCGATAAAGCCGCACTCGGCGCAGCCGGCATCGAGCAACTCTTAGCGCTTACCGAGCATCAAGCGATTGCCGACACACTGCAACCCGTAACACTTATTTTGCGCGCCAGCAGCGGCGCAATCAGTACCCAGTGA
- a CDS encoding carbohydrate kinase family protein, whose translation MTFPQFISAGEALTDMIRSSDGLWQEKVGGATWNVARVMSQLGIRSAFAGAVSQDCFGDALIAASRAADLDLRFMQQLPFSPLLAMVHQTQPPAYFFVGDNSADLHFDPARLPEGWLSDSVWLHFGGISLARPQLAKKLLQIARAAKQAGAKISFDPNFRVLMDEAYDPTLQAMAQLADVIKVSDEDLRGLFRTDDEANALATLRHWQPEAMVLYTRGAAGASLYHQDAHWQQTPPQLQVVDTVGAGDASMGGLIWSLLQYPTANGDTHLRHAVAAGSLACTQAGANPPEASALIQLAQQI comes from the coding sequence ATGACTTTTCCACAATTTATTTCCGCCGGTGAAGCGCTCACCGACATGATTCGCAGTAGCGATGGGCTCTGGCAAGAAAAAGTCGGCGGCGCGACGTGGAATGTCGCGCGTGTAATGAGTCAGCTCGGCATCCGTAGCGCCTTTGCGGGTGCAGTCAGCCAAGATTGCTTTGGCGATGCACTGATTGCGGCCAGCCGTGCAGCCGATTTAGATTTGCGCTTTATGCAGCAACTGCCGTTTTCGCCGCTATTGGCCATGGTGCATCAAACGCAGCCACCAGCGTATTTTTTTGTTGGCGACAATAGCGCCGATCTGCATTTTGACCCAGCGCGCCTACCTGAAGGTTGGCTCAGCGATAGCGTGTGGCTACATTTTGGCGGCATTAGTCTGGCTCGCCCACAGCTAGCCAAAAAGCTATTACAAATTGCGCGTGCGGCAAAACAAGCTGGCGCCAAAATCAGCTTTGATCCCAACTTTAGAGTGCTGATGGATGAGGCGTACGACCCCACCTTGCAAGCAATGGCGCAATTGGCCGATGTGATTAAAGTTTCTGACGAAGATTTACGCGGCCTATTTCGTACCGATGACGAAGCCAATGCACTAGCTACTTTGCGCCACTGGCAGCCCGAAGCAATGGTGCTCTACACCCGCGGCGCAGCAGGAGCTAGCCTTTATCACCAAGACGCACATTGGCAACAAACCCCGCCGCAACTGCAAGTCGTCGATACCGTCGGCGCGGGTGACGCCAGTATGGGCGGCTTAATCTGGAGTTTATTGCAATATCCCACAGCCAATGGCGACACGCATTTACGCCACGCCGTCGCCGCAGGCAGTTTGGCATGCACCCAAGCCGGAGCCAATCCACCCGAGGCCAGCGCTTTAATACAATTAGCCCAACAAATTTAA
- a CDS encoding AGE family epimerase/isomerase yields the protein MKLPNFQHRDTLLAHIAQTMHFYHPRAIDASGGFYHFFLDDGTIYDAHTRHLVSSTRFVFNYAMAYRQFGNAEYLSATRHGLAFLRDVHRDPVSGGYAWQLQWQQGQKTLDDDTNHCYGLAFVLLAYAHGVMAGIDEARAWLEETWQLMEQRFWDSEYGLYADEASADWALKPYRGQNANMHACEALLAAFEATGDSKFLDRAELLASHITQRQAALANGLIWEHYHADWTIDWDYNRDDKSNIFRPWGFQPGHLTEWAKLLLILDRHRPLPWLKPRAEQLFNTAMERAWDHEHGGLYYGFGPENEICDSDKYFWVQAESIATAALLATRTGNPNYWDDYQRLWAYAWQHFVDHQYGGWWRILRADNQKYSNEKSPAGKVDYHTMGACYEVLNVLAP from the coding sequence ATGAAATTGCCGAACTTTCAACACCGCGACACTTTACTGGCGCATATTGCCCAAACAATGCACTTTTATCACCCACGCGCCATCGATGCCAGCGGTGGCTTTTATCATTTCTTTCTCGATGACGGCACAATTTACGACGCGCACACGCGGCATTTGGTCAGCAGCACGCGCTTTGTTTTCAACTATGCCATGGCCTATCGGCAGTTTGGCAACGCCGAATACCTCAGCGCCACTCGGCATGGCTTAGCCTTTTTGCGCGACGTGCATCGCGACCCGGTCAGCGGCGGCTATGCCTGGCAATTGCAATGGCAGCAAGGGCAAAAAACGCTGGATGACGACACCAACCATTGCTACGGTTTGGCTTTTGTTTTGCTCGCTTACGCCCACGGCGTAATGGCCGGAATTGATGAAGCACGCGCTTGGTTAGAAGAAACGTGGCAGTTAATGGAACAACGTTTCTGGGATAGCGAATATGGTCTTTATGCTGACGAAGCCAGCGCGGATTGGGCGCTAAAACCCTACCGTGGCCAAAACGCCAATATGCATGCTTGCGAAGCGCTGCTCGCTGCATTTGAAGCGACGGGGGACTCCAAGTTTCTGGATCGCGCCGAGCTGCTCGCCAGCCATATCACGCAAAGACAAGCGGCACTCGCTAATGGCCTCATCTGGGAGCATTACCACGCCGATTGGACTATTGATTGGGATTACAACCGCGACGACAAAAGCAATATTTTCCGTCCTTGGGGTTTTCAACCCGGCCATCTGACTGAATGGGCCAAATTGCTGCTGATTTTAGATCGCCACCGCCCACTACCGTGGCTCAAACCACGCGCCGAGCAGCTATTTAATACCGCGATGGAACGCGCTTGGGATCACGAACACGGCGGTCTGTATTATGGTTTTGGGCCAGAAAACGAAATTTGCGATAGCGATAAATATTTTTGGGTACAAGCCGAAAGCATCGCCACCGCCGCACTCTTGGCGACACGTACCGGCAATCCTAATTATTGGGATGACTACCAACGCTTGTGGGCTTACGCATGGCAGCATTTCGTTGATCATCAATACGGCGGCTGGTGGCGAATTTTGCGGGCGGATAATCAAAAATACAGCAATGAAAAAAGCCCCGCCGGCAAAGTCGACTACCACACCATGGGCGCGTGTTATGAAGTGCTCAATGTATTAGCGCCATAG
- a CDS encoding ABC transporter permease subunit, whose product MFSFIIKRISVAIPTFLGVTLLAFALIHMIPGDPVLLLVGERRLDPEFYRAAMQRLGLDQPLYVQYWEYLRQLLQGNLGESIVTHEPVMSEFLKLFPATVELSMAAMLFAVVCGLAAGMLAATKRGTVIDHTVMGAALTGYSMPIFWWGLILIMVFSVHLDWTPVSGRIALEYDIPAVTGFMLIDTLLSGEEGAFKSAVMHLILPAIVLGTIPMAVIARMTRSSMLEVLREDYIRTARAKGLSRTRIIIVHALRNALIPVVTVIGLQVGTLLAGAVLTETIFSWPGIGKWLIDSISRRDYPVVQGGILLIATLIIFVNLLVDILYGVINPRIRHSR is encoded by the coding sequence ATGTTCAGCTTTATCATTAAGCGTATTTCAGTCGCAATTCCCACCTTTTTGGGCGTCACGCTACTGGCTTTCGCCCTCATTCATATGATCCCCGGTGATCCAGTATTACTGCTGGTTGGCGAGCGCCGACTGGACCCTGAATTTTATCGCGCCGCCATGCAGCGCCTAGGCCTTGATCAGCCACTCTATGTGCAATATTGGGAGTATTTGCGCCAATTGCTGCAAGGTAATTTGGGCGAATCGATCGTGACGCACGAGCCGGTGATGAGCGAATTTCTTAAATTATTCCCCGCGACTGTCGAGCTGTCGATGGCGGCGATGCTGTTTGCCGTGGTGTGTGGCCTCGCTGCCGGCATGCTGGCGGCAACCAAACGCGGCACCGTGATTGATCACACCGTGATGGGTGCGGCACTCACTGGCTATTCAATGCCGATTTTTTGGTGGGGGCTGATTCTGATTATGGTGTTCTCAGTTCACCTTGACTGGACGCCGGTTTCTGGCCGCATTGCCTTGGAATACGACATCCCAGCAGTCACTGGCTTTATGCTGATAGACACCTTGCTCTCCGGTGAAGAAGGCGCATTTAAATCCGCAGTCATGCATTTGATTTTGCCAGCCATTGTTTTAGGCACCATTCCAATGGCAGTGATTGCGCGCATGACGCGCTCATCGATGCTCGAAGTATTGCGCGAAGACTATATCCGCACCGCGCGCGCCAAAGGGCTGAGCCGCACGCGGATTATTATTGTGCATGCACTGCGTAATGCCTTAATTCCCGTCGTCACCGTGATTGGTCTGCAAGTGGGCACCTTGCTCGCCGGCGCCGTGCTCACCGAGACGATTTTCTCTTGGCCGGGCATTGGTAAATGGCTAATTGACTCGATTTCTCGCCGTGATTATCCGGTCGTTCAAGGCGGTATTTTGCTCATCGCCACGCTGATTATTTTTGTTAACTTGCTGGTCGACATCCTCTATGGGGTGATCAATCCACGTATTCGCCATTCGAGATAA